The genomic interval GTAGGGGCGAGAACGACGCGCCTCGGCTTGGGCGAGCGGATCAAGGGATCAGAAAACCCTGAGAGTCACTGGAATTCCTCTGAACCACTTGCTTTCAGCTCAGCATCTGCCCAGAAAGCGGCGCTTATTCAGAGATTCCTTAGGGCCAAGCGGTTCAGGTAAGACCACGCTGCTGACGTCCATCTGCTGTATCAACGAGCCGACGCACGGCCGGATCGAGCTGGATGGCGTCTGCGTTTTTGACGAGGGCTGGACGAACGTTGACGTGCGCGCCGTCCGCCGCGAGAAAATGGGGGTGATTTTCCGGGCGTATAACCTCATCCCATTCCTGACGGTACTGGAGAATGTCGAGCTTATCCTCACGCTCAATCAGGTGCCGCGCGAGGAGGCGCAGGCCCGCGCAATAGAATTGCTAGAATACCTGGAAATCGCTCATCGCTGGCATCACTATCCCGCCGAGATTTCCGGTGGCGAGCAGCAGCGCGTGGCAATTGCCCGTGCGCTCGCAAATAATCCCAAGGTCCTTCTTGCCGACGAACCCACGGCGGCTCTGGATACCGGGCGCGGAAAGATTGTCATGGGTTTACTGCGCAAGTTGAGCAGGGAGAAGAA from Terriglobia bacterium carries:
- a CDS encoding ABC transporter ATP-binding protein, which codes for MRVTGIPLNHLLSAQHLPRKRRLFRDSLGPSGSGKTTLLTSICCINEPTHGRIELDGVCVFDEGWTNVDVRAVRREKMGVIFRAYNLIPFLTVLENVELILTLNQVPREEAQARAIELLEYLEIAHRWHHYPAEISGGEQQRVAIARALANNPKVLLADEPTAALDTGRGKIVMGLLRKLSREKNAAVIVVTHDVRMVEGFDRVYHIADGRIQN